A window of Hyalangium gracile contains these coding sequences:
- a CDS encoding thioredoxin domain-containing protein, producing MAERAEVPLFQLPVPGGQPRGTLDAWQRREMLVALLHPGCDICQALHRSLMERAPRLRQEEVDVFSIVPSGQQGEPLPPGALGDAEGRISRELAQAIGAAPGEARLAVANRFGMLYATVNIHSGPTKAVLQDALEWLDLAQRQCGECFAPLDWD from the coding sequence ATGGCAGAGCGAGCCGAGGTCCCCTTGTTCCAGCTTCCGGTGCCGGGCGGGCAGCCGCGAGGCACCCTGGATGCCTGGCAGCGGCGCGAGATGCTGGTGGCCCTGCTGCACCCGGGCTGCGACATCTGCCAGGCGCTCCACCGCAGCCTCATGGAGCGGGCGCCGCGCTTGCGCCAGGAGGAGGTCGACGTCTTCTCCATCGTGCCGTCGGGCCAGCAGGGCGAGCCGCTGCCTCCTGGAGCGCTCGGGGACGCGGAGGGCCGCATCTCCCGCGAATTGGCCCAGGCCATCGGAGCGGCACCGGGCGAGGCGCGGCTGGCCGTCGCCAACCGCTTCGGCATGCTCTACGCCACGGTGAACATCCACAGCGGGCCCACGAAGGCCGTGCTGCAGGATGCGCTCGAGTGGCTGGATCTCGCCCAGCGTCAGTGCGGCGAGTGCTTCGCGCCCCTCGACTGGGACTGA
- a CDS encoding aminotransferase-like domain-containing protein yields MMDTAHRAKLYEQVAERIGDAISAGTLRPGERLPSVRELSTRERVSISTVLQAYLHLESLGLVETRPQSGHYVRRRERPLPAEPQVSRPAPSASPVSVSALVAHVYRAASDPRIVQLGAAMPAPELLPTQRLNRELATLAREAGEAAVGYDMPPGSPELRRQLARRAMEWGCALGPDDFITTCGGSEAIHLCLLAVARMGDTIAIESPAFYGTLRAIEALGLRALEIPSHPRHGLELEALESMLDKRRVAAVLVVPSFSNPLGSCMPEEHRQRLVKLLAERDLPLIEDDIYGDLYFGSERPRPCKAFDTEGRVLLCGSFSKTLAPGYRVGWVAPGRYRERVELLKFAQTGATPTLPQLALARFLQGGGYDRHLRALRRRLAAQVERMTEAIAEHFPEGTRVTRPTGGSLLWLELPATVDALVLHARALEAGISIAPGPIFSAQGQRYSHFIRLSCGYPWSPRIEAAMSTLGSLARSLA; encoded by the coding sequence ATGATGGACACCGCGCACAGAGCCAAGCTGTACGAGCAGGTCGCCGAGCGGATCGGCGATGCCATCTCCGCTGGCACCCTCCGGCCGGGAGAGCGCCTGCCCTCCGTGCGAGAGCTCAGCACCCGGGAGCGGGTGAGCATCTCCACCGTGCTGCAGGCGTACCTCCACCTGGAGTCCCTGGGGCTCGTCGAGACGCGTCCCCAGTCCGGCCACTACGTGCGCCGGCGCGAGCGGCCCCTGCCCGCCGAGCCCCAGGTGTCCCGCCCCGCCCCGAGCGCGAGCCCCGTGAGCGTCAGCGCCCTGGTGGCGCACGTGTACCGGGCCGCGAGTGATCCACGAATCGTGCAGCTCGGGGCCGCGATGCCCGCGCCGGAGCTGCTGCCCACCCAGCGCCTCAACCGGGAGCTGGCCACCCTGGCGCGCGAGGCGGGAGAGGCGGCGGTGGGCTACGACATGCCGCCCGGCAGCCCCGAGCTGCGCAGACAGCTCGCCCGCCGAGCGATGGAGTGGGGCTGCGCGCTGGGGCCCGATGACTTCATCACCACCTGTGGCGGCTCCGAGGCCATCCACCTGTGCCTGCTGGCCGTGGCCAGGATGGGAGACACCATCGCCATCGAGTCCCCCGCCTTCTACGGCACCCTCCGCGCCATCGAGGCGCTCGGGCTGCGAGCCCTGGAGATCCCCAGCCACCCGCGCCATGGCCTGGAGCTGGAGGCGCTGGAGTCCATGCTCGACAAGCGGCGCGTGGCCGCCGTGCTGGTGGTGCCCAGCTTCAGCAACCCGCTCGGCAGCTGCATGCCCGAGGAGCACCGCCAGCGGCTCGTGAAGCTGCTGGCCGAGCGGGACCTGCCGCTCATCGAGGACGACATCTACGGCGACCTCTATTTCGGCTCGGAGCGCCCGCGACCCTGCAAGGCGTTCGACACCGAGGGGCGCGTGCTGCTGTGCGGCTCCTTCTCCAAGACGCTGGCGCCGGGCTACCGCGTGGGGTGGGTGGCGCCCGGCCGCTACCGCGAGCGCGTGGAGCTGCTCAAGTTCGCGCAGACGGGCGCCACGCCCACGCTGCCCCAGCTCGCCCTCGCGCGCTTCCTCCAGGGAGGCGGGTATGACCGACACCTGCGAGCGCTCCGACGCCGGCTCGCCGCGCAGGTGGAGCGCATGACGGAGGCCATCGCCGAGCACTTCCCCGAGGGCACTCGCGTCACGCGCCCCACGGGCGGCTCGCTGCTCTGGTTGGAGCTGCCCGCCACGGTGGATGCGCTCGTGCTCCACGCGCGGGCGCTGGAGGCGGGGATCAGCATCGCGCCCGGGCCCATCTTCTCCGCGCAGGGCCAGCGCTACTCGCACTTCATCCGCCTGAGTTGCGGCTATCCGTGGTCGCCGCGCATCGAGGCCGCCATGTCCACGCTGGGCAGCCTTGCGCGCAGTCTCGCCTGA
- a CDS encoding EamA family transporter: MKGSVASFGWLRGAVARWLPARCTGAPGTVSLKQGTLWSHRLRSCQHVLTCHEGQVWLTREGDAVDHILSVGDSLRLEQPGLVVVQALRPGCVALSRDTRREDKGARVQSGQPVTPGARLGEGILLGVLAVIAFSLSLPATRVAVPELGATLVGLGRAVVAAGLAGALLLIRRERLPERRYWPRLALVAGGVVVGFPLLSAMALRSMPSAHGAVLVGLLPATTAVAAVLRARERPSTGFWLASAAGLVCVLAFAMAQGAGRLTAGDGLVLLAVAAGALGYAEGGALARELGSWRVICWALVLAAPVLAPVVALSVGLHVLEASPRAWLGFGYVSLVSMFLGFFAWYRAMALGGVARVGQLQLIQPLLTLLWSALLLGETVSRGTLGAALLVLLCVVAGVRSRVQLPPSSLFSARRQPVRPHP; encoded by the coding sequence ATGAAGGGGTCTGTCGCCAGCTTCGGATGGCTGCGCGGGGCCGTGGCCCGGTGGCTGCCGGCGCGGTGTACCGGCGCGCCCGGCACGGTGTCGCTGAAGCAAGGCACGCTGTGGAGCCACCGGCTGCGCTCGTGCCAGCACGTGCTCACCTGCCACGAGGGCCAGGTGTGGCTCACCCGCGAAGGGGATGCCGTGGACCACATCCTCTCGGTGGGAGACAGCCTGCGGCTGGAACAGCCTGGACTGGTGGTGGTGCAGGCGCTGCGGCCCGGATGCGTCGCGCTGTCCCGGGATACCCGTCGCGAGGACAAGGGCGCACGTGTCCAGAGCGGACAGCCGGTGACGCCGGGAGCCCGGCTGGGAGAGGGAATCCTGCTGGGCGTGCTGGCGGTGATCGCGTTCAGCCTCTCCCTGCCCGCCACGCGGGTGGCGGTGCCGGAGCTGGGAGCCACCCTGGTGGGACTGGGACGGGCGGTGGTGGCGGCGGGGCTCGCCGGAGCGCTGCTCCTCATCCGGCGCGAGCGGCTCCCCGAGCGGCGGTACTGGCCGCGCCTGGCGCTCGTGGCCGGAGGCGTGGTGGTGGGCTTCCCGCTGCTCTCGGCGATGGCGCTGCGGTCCATGCCCTCGGCGCATGGGGCGGTGCTGGTGGGACTGCTGCCAGCGACCACGGCGGTGGCGGCCGTGCTGCGAGCCAGGGAGCGGCCCTCCACGGGCTTCTGGCTGGCCTCCGCCGCGGGGCTGGTGTGCGTGCTGGCCTTCGCGATGGCCCAGGGGGCGGGCCGGCTCACGGCGGGGGACGGGCTGGTGCTGCTCGCGGTGGCGGCGGGAGCGCTGGGCTACGCGGAGGGCGGAGCGCTCGCGCGCGAGCTGGGAAGCTGGCGCGTCATCTGCTGGGCCCTGGTGCTGGCGGCTCCCGTGCTCGCCCCCGTGGTGGCGCTCTCCGTGGGGCTGCACGTGCTGGAGGCCAGTCCGCGCGCGTGGCTCGGCTTCGGCTACGTCTCCCTGGTGAGCATGTTCCTCGGGTTCTTCGCCTGGTATCGAGCCATGGCTCTGGGCGGGGTGGCTCGGGTGGGGCAGCTTCAGCTGATCCAGCCGCTGCTCACCCTCCTGTGGTCCGCTCTGCTCCTCGGAGAAACCGTGAGTCGAGGAACTCTCGGCGCCGCGCTGCTCGTGCTGCTGTGCGTGGTGGCGGGAGTGCGGAGTCGCGTCCAGCTCCCGCCCTCGAGCCTCTTCAGCGCTCGAAGACAGCCTGTCCGCCCACATCCGTGA
- a CDS encoding DUF819 family protein — translation MSPALIQDPMAVLAVLLGVVGLLFLADRHPLGQRFFRVVPLLVFIYFVPTLLSNVGIIPLQSELYRFVRVYLLPSSLVLLVLSVDLPAIARLGRNAVVIFLAGAAGIVLGGPLAYLALGWLVPAELGEQAWKGLAALSGSWIGGSANFVAIGQSVGALDSTLSMMVVVDVGVSNIWTAVLLSFAGREQRMDAKLGADRRTLDAVREEVARLQAETSRPASLADLLWMLAIAIGVTVGCTVLASKLPDLGSVVTGFTWVVLLVTTVGVVLSFTPVRRLEGAGASRMGSVFLYLLVATIGAQAEFRRLLDAPALVAVGMVWMAFHAAVILGVRRLLRAPIFFAAVGSQANVGGTASASVVAAAFHPALAPVGVLLAVLGYVLGTYGGLLSAAMLEQVHRLLH, via the coding sequence GTGAGCCCGGCGCTCATCCAGGATCCGATGGCGGTGCTCGCCGTGCTGCTCGGCGTGGTGGGGCTGCTGTTCCTGGCCGACCGGCACCCGTTGGGGCAGCGGTTCTTCCGCGTGGTGCCGCTGCTCGTCTTCATCTACTTCGTGCCCACGCTGCTGTCGAACGTGGGCATCATCCCGCTCCAATCCGAGCTGTACCGCTTCGTCCGGGTGTACCTGCTGCCGTCCAGCCTGGTGCTGCTGGTGCTGTCGGTGGATCTGCCGGCCATTGCTCGGCTGGGGCGCAACGCGGTGGTGATCTTCCTGGCGGGAGCGGCGGGCATCGTCCTGGGCGGGCCGCTGGCGTACCTCGCGCTGGGCTGGCTGGTGCCAGCGGAACTGGGAGAGCAGGCCTGGAAGGGGCTGGCGGCGCTGAGCGGCTCGTGGATTGGAGGCAGCGCGAACTTCGTGGCCATCGGCCAGAGCGTGGGCGCGCTCGACAGCACCCTGAGCATGATGGTGGTGGTGGACGTAGGCGTCTCCAACATCTGGACGGCGGTGCTGCTGTCCTTCGCGGGTCGCGAGCAGCGGATGGACGCGAAGCTGGGAGCGGACCGGAGAACGCTGGATGCGGTGCGAGAGGAGGTGGCGCGCCTCCAGGCGGAGACGTCCAGGCCAGCGAGCCTGGCGGATCTGCTGTGGATGCTGGCCATCGCCATCGGAGTGACCGTGGGGTGCACGGTGCTCGCCTCGAAGCTGCCGGATCTGGGCAGTGTGGTGACGGGCTTCACGTGGGTGGTGCTGCTGGTGACGACGGTGGGGGTGGTGCTGTCGTTCACGCCGGTACGGCGGCTCGAGGGGGCGGGGGCCAGTCGGATGGGCTCGGTGTTCCTCTACCTGCTGGTGGCCACCATTGGCGCGCAGGCCGAGTTCCGCCGTCTGCTGGATGCACCCGCGCTGGTGGCCGTGGGCATGGTGTGGATGGCCTTCCACGCGGCGGTGATACTGGGCGTGCGGCGGCTGCTGCGAGCGCCCATCTTCTTCGCGGCGGTGGGCTCGCAGGCGAATGTGGGGGGCACGGCGTCAGCCTCCGTGGTGGCGGCGGCCTTCCACCCGGCACTGGCACCGGTGGGCGTGCTGCTGGCGGTGCTGGGGTATGTGCTGGGAACCTACGGCGGGCTGCTGAGCGCGGCGATGCTCGAGCAGGTGCACCGGCTCCTCCACTGA
- a CDS encoding dipeptide epimerase, with amino-acid sequence MHPHLTSRVVELPLRHAWTIARGTSTSKRNVLVELRSGAHVGFGEAAPNVRYQESAETVLEALRTLSPALEGDLRWFRDVSEAVQGAMPGNGAAKAALDIAVHDLAGKALGAPLYRLLGVDPKRMPLTSFSIGIDEPETLARKVREAEPYPVLKVKLGAEKVREVFGAVRATTSKVIRVDANEAWKPEEALQHIEWLATQGVELVEQPLPAVDVEGAKWLRARSPLPLVADEALIHASDVPRLAEGYHGINVKLQKAGGIRESLRIIDVARACGLKVMIGCMVETSVGIAAAAHLGPLADWLDLDGNLLISEDPFRGHPVVEGRIQLGDGAGLGVEPVAGA; translated from the coding sequence ATGCACCCTCACCTCACCTCTCGAGTCGTCGAGCTGCCCCTGCGTCACGCCTGGACCATCGCCCGAGGCACCAGCACCTCGAAGCGCAACGTCCTGGTGGAGCTGCGCTCCGGAGCGCACGTGGGGTTCGGGGAGGCCGCACCCAACGTGCGCTACCAGGAGTCGGCGGAGACGGTGCTGGAGGCCCTGCGCACGCTGTCACCGGCGCTCGAGGGAGATCTGCGCTGGTTCCGGGACGTGTCGGAGGCGGTGCAGGGGGCGATGCCGGGCAATGGCGCGGCGAAGGCGGCGCTGGACATCGCCGTGCATGACCTGGCGGGCAAGGCGCTCGGGGCGCCGCTGTACCGGCTGCTCGGAGTGGATCCGAAGCGCATGCCCCTCACCTCCTTCTCCATCGGCATCGACGAGCCGGAGACGCTGGCGCGCAAGGTGCGTGAGGCGGAGCCGTACCCCGTCCTCAAGGTGAAGCTCGGCGCCGAGAAGGTGCGTGAGGTGTTCGGTGCGGTGCGGGCCACCACGTCCAAGGTGATCCGCGTGGATGCCAACGAGGCGTGGAAGCCGGAGGAGGCGCTCCAGCACATCGAGTGGCTGGCCACCCAGGGCGTGGAGCTGGTGGAGCAGCCCCTGCCGGCGGTGGACGTGGAGGGAGCGAAGTGGCTGCGGGCCCGCTCGCCGCTGCCGCTGGTGGCGGACGAGGCCCTGATTCACGCCTCGGACGTGCCGCGGCTGGCCGAGGGCTATCACGGCATCAACGTGAAGCTGCAGAAGGCCGGAGGTATTCGCGAGTCGCTGCGCATCATCGACGTGGCCCGGGCCTGCGGGCTGAAGGTGATGATCGGCTGCATGGTGGAGACGTCGGTGGGCATCGCGGCTGCGGCGCACCTGGGGCCCCTGGCGGACTGGCTGGACCTGGACGGCAACCTGCTCATCTCCGAGGACCCGTTCCGCGGGCACCCGGTGGTGGAGGGGCGCATCCAGCTCGGGGATGGAGCAGGGCTCGGCGTGGAGCCGGTGGCGGGCGCGTGA